The following coding sequences lie in one Scatophagus argus isolate fScaArg1 chromosome 9, fScaArg1.pri, whole genome shotgun sequence genomic window:
- the lin37 gene encoding protein lin-37 homolog: MHHVKIKTERPDSEGTGARSRLDAVLQGLVERSENEREQNEGDAGKLSVDSLNKDLSPSSAGKRPSARFPQHRRKKRKEMDEGIPESNQHKQNSYIIKLFDRSVDLAQFNTSTPLYPICRAWMRNNPSVREPAAFPSPSHCMVEEEVTDMINGKGQNVYRLPPPTPCPISTSGELTNLRIPQTEKPTVTKLTDSVPVSSSLICDHMERWKKIRQKWKECSHKNQLRYSESIKILKEMKELYDR; the protein is encoded by the exons ATGCACCACGTCAAAATCAAGACTGAAAGGCCAG ATTCGGAGGGGACAGGTGCACGCAGCAGATTGGATGCTGTGTTACAGGGACTGGTGGagagaagtgaaaatgaaag GGAGCAAAATGAGGGTGATGCTGGAAAACTGTCAGTGGACTCTTTAAACAA GGATTTGTCTCCATCGTCTGCTGGAAAACG ACCATCAGCTCGATTTCCACAGCACCGGAGGAAGAAGCGAAAAGAGATGGATGAGGGCATACCAGAGAGCAATCAGCACAAACAAA ATTCTTACATTATCAAGTTATTTGATCGCAGTGTGGATCTGGCTCAGTTCAACACAAGCACCCCACTGTATCCTATCTGTCGTGCCTGGATGAGAAACAATCCGTCTGTTCGAGAGCCAGCTGCTTTCCCAAGCCCCTCACACTGCATGGTAGAGGAAGAG GTTACAGACATGATCAATGGTAAAGGTCAGAATGTGTACAGACTCCCTCCTCCAACCCCGTGTCCAATCAGCACATCTGGTGAACTCACCAATCTCAGGATCCCACAGACTGAAAAACCCACTGTTACCAAG ttGACAGATTCAGTTCCTGTATCCAGTTCTCTCATATGCGACCATATGGAACGTTGGAAAAAGATAAGGCAAAA atGGAAGGAGTGCTCTCACAAGAATCAACTAAGATACAGTGAGAGTATCAAGATCCTTAAGGAGATGAAGGAACTTTATGATCGCTAA
- the proser3 gene encoding proline and serine-rich protein 3 isoform X2 produces the protein MKSSGPVFTRQNPFQPASRAGKVHYHPSRNRPLSKKEKKTTLSPACSKERSSPQLHTLSPESHRPFEKHDHCFAVSNEQPVFEESWPSTDSGSSASITTSSDMETPKTYARTGKSTVSSELGVQQDSVLAKYIERFRHGPPQSREERQQIDSDIGEKQLPFWWLSPSSLPPSSTPTKTTDKDVIQPLKDDEGPSIFSPAGRCPHERSLSPCRGSLTVSAINLSDTFQGECDDTDILHLQERANILLLRDECALSDGSIHVSSEGLGCSDFSSPVSVDEPLRRPFIPSSLKSTTVKSSSDSVQAEPYQKSCFIPCLVPPTRPEEDILFQWRLRRKIEQAREWPLQHSSFHSPAFSWQASSLSNPSASGQVYKSPQPPEFSQRATHPNVTAPQTEIKEGHETCPPASGPPSFPASVVSGSSVSQPQAIAHVPAHMHLLCDVLPCPIQSSHAGTQQKNSQNIDETPKDTKVVCKNTQLPGKSMNTFTDEPIREDMPSLLSAFPGSIDRQGPGHYKTTQRSKNEEAQPKESQKKTTTSLKQQKKSRTSSHQRVPKKVIPWTEQQQQKGSQKVSSERRTGDYAPPPPPSPVHSALGQVVSEVLFPTVDSSPAQRTPVLSISPLRTVSPPPQSSVPPCNAQNSVGVISQLLQEAEDSDGKEFEDDPLLQVLRKQRTWVKEQISEVDFKLNELLDKQQVTYTMARDP, from the exons ATGAAATCCAG tggGCCGGTCTTCACAAGGCAAAATCCCTTCCAGCCAGCATCCAGAGCAGGGAAGGTTCACTACCATCCATCCCGCAACCGGCCTCTgtcaaagaaagagaaaaaaaca ACTTTGAGTCCTGCATGCTCAAAAGAGCGATCCAGTCCTCAACTACACACTTTGAGCCCGGAGAGCCACCGGCCGTTTGAGAAACATGACCATTGTTTTGCTGTCTCAAATGAACAACCTGTTTTTGAAGAGTCTTGGCCTTCCACTGACAGCGGATCTTCTGCAAGTATTACAACCTCATCTGACATGGAGACACCCAAAACGTATGCAAGAACAGGAAAATCCACAGTTTCATCAGAGCTAGGAGTTCAGCAGGATTCAGTGTTGGCAAA GTACATTGAACGCTTTCGCCATGGTCCACCACAGAGTCGAGAGGAGCGCCAGCAAATTGATTCTGACATTGGAGAGAAGCAGCTGCCTTTTTGGTGGCTGTCACCCTCATCTTTACCTCCCAGTTCAACTCCAActaaaacaacagacaaag ATGTTATCCAGCCTCTGAAAGATGATGAAGGGCCTTCCATTTTCAGTCCAGCTGGACGGTGTCCACATGAGAGATCTCTTTCCCCATGCAGAGGATCTCTTACTGTGAGTGCAATT AATCTGTCAGACACCTTCCAGGGGGAATGTGACGATACAGATATCCTACACCTTCAAGAAAGGGCCAACATACTGCTTCTGAGAGA TGAATGTGCTCTCAGTGATGGATCAATACATGTCAGCTCTGAAGGCCTGGGATGCTCAGATTTCTCTTCTCCAGTGAGTGTCGATGAGCCACTGCGAAGACCATTTATTCCAAGTTCGCTAAAATCCACTACTG tgAAGTCCAGCTCAGACTCAGTTCAAGCTGAGCCCTACCAAAAATCCTGTTTCATTCCTTGTCTGGTGCCCCCCACACGCCCGGAAGAGGACATCTTGTTCCAGTGGCGTTTAAGGAGAAAGATTGAGCAGGCCAGAGAGTGGCCCTTGCAACACTCCAGTTTTCATAGTCCTGCATTTAGCTGGCAGGCCTCCAGCTTAAGCAATCCCTCAGCCAGTGGACAGGTTTACAAG AGTCCGCAACCTCCTGAATTCTCACAGAGAGCTACACATCCAAACGTCACTGCTCCCCAGACAGAAATTAAAGAAGGCCATGAAACATGTCCCCCAGCTTCAGGTCCACCTTCCTTCCCTGCATCTGTTGTGTCTGGGTCTTCAGTCTCTCAACCCCAGGCTATTGCCCATGTCCCTGCCCATATGCATTTACTCTGTGATGTCTTGCCTTGTCCCATCCAGTCATCTCATGCTGGTACGCAacaaaaaaattctcaaaatatCGATGAGACTCCCAAAGATACCAAAGTTGTCTGTAAAAACACCCAACTCCCGGGAAAGTCAATGAATACCTTCACTGATGAGCCTATTCGTGAAGATATGCCATCCCTACTATCTGCTTTCCCTGGAAGTATAGACAGACAGGGGCCCGGTCACTACAAAACAACTCAGAGGAGCAAGAACGAGGAAGCGCAGCCAAAAGAGTCACAGAAGAAGACCACAACCTCCctcaaacagcagaagaaatcAAG GACTTCTTCTCATCAGAGAGTTCCCAAAAAGGTCATTCCATGGacagagcagcaacaacagaagGGGAGCCAGAAAGTTTCCAGTGAAAGACGTACGGGCGATTATgcaccgccaccaccaccctcTCCAGTCCACAGTGCCTTAGGACAG GTAGTTTCAGAGGTTTTGTTCCCCACGGTGGATTCATCTCCTGCACAAAGGACCCCTGTCTTGTCGATTTCTCCTCTTCGTACCGTCTCTCCACCTCCGCAATCCTCGGTTCCTCCATGCAATGCACAGAACTCTGTGGGGGTCatttcacagctgctgcaaGAGGCTGAAG ATTCAGATGGAAAGGAGTTTGAAGATGACCCCTTATTACAAGTCCTTCGAAAACAGAGAACATGGGTAAAGGAGCAGATCAG TGAAGTGGACTTCAAGTTGAATGAACTCCTGGACAAGCAACAAGTTACTTATACAATGGCAAGAGACCCTTGA
- the proser3 gene encoding proline and serine-rich protein 3 isoform X3, with product MKSSGPVFTRQNPFQPASRAGKVHYHPSRNRPLSKKEKKTTLSPACSKERSSPQLHTLSPESHRPFEKHDHCFAVSNEQPVFEESWPSTDSGSSASITTSSDMETPKTYARTGKSTVSSELGVQQDSVLAKYIERFRHGPPQSREERQQIDSDIGEKQLPFWWLSPSSLPPSSTPTKTTDKDVIQPLKDDEGPSIFSPAGRCPHERSLSPCRGSLTNLSDTFQGECDDTDILHLQERANILLLRDECALSDGSIHVSSEGLGCSDFSSPVSVDEPLRRPFIPSSLKSTTVKSSSDSVQAEPYQKSCFIPCLVPPTRPEEDILFQWRLRRKIEQAREWPLQHSSFHSPAFSWQASSLSNPSASGQVYKQSPQPPEFSQRATHPNVTAPQTEIKEGHETCPPASGPPSFPASVVSGSSVSQPQAIAHVPAHMHLLCDVLPCPIQSSHAGTQQKNSQNIDETPKDTKVVCKNTQLPGKSMNTFTDEPIREDMPSLLSAFPGSIDRQGPGHYKTTQRSKNEEAQPKESQKKTTTSLKQQKKSRTSSHQRVPKKVIPWTEQQQQKGSQKVSSERRTGDYAPPPPPSPVHSALGQVVSEVLFPTVDSSPAQRTPVLSISPLRTVSPPPQSSVPPCNAQNSVGVISQLLQEAEDSDGKEFEDDPLLQVLRKQRTWVKEQISEVDFKLNELLDKQQVTYTMARDP from the exons ATGAAATCCAG tggGCCGGTCTTCACAAGGCAAAATCCCTTCCAGCCAGCATCCAGAGCAGGGAAGGTTCACTACCATCCATCCCGCAACCGGCCTCTgtcaaagaaagagaaaaaaaca ACTTTGAGTCCTGCATGCTCAAAAGAGCGATCCAGTCCTCAACTACACACTTTGAGCCCGGAGAGCCACCGGCCGTTTGAGAAACATGACCATTGTTTTGCTGTCTCAAATGAACAACCTGTTTTTGAAGAGTCTTGGCCTTCCACTGACAGCGGATCTTCTGCAAGTATTACAACCTCATCTGACATGGAGACACCCAAAACGTATGCAAGAACAGGAAAATCCACAGTTTCATCAGAGCTAGGAGTTCAGCAGGATTCAGTGTTGGCAAA GTACATTGAACGCTTTCGCCATGGTCCACCACAGAGTCGAGAGGAGCGCCAGCAAATTGATTCTGACATTGGAGAGAAGCAGCTGCCTTTTTGGTGGCTGTCACCCTCATCTTTACCTCCCAGTTCAACTCCAActaaaacaacagacaaag ATGTTATCCAGCCTCTGAAAGATGATGAAGGGCCTTCCATTTTCAGTCCAGCTGGACGGTGTCCACATGAGAGATCTCTTTCCCCATGCAGAGGATCTCTTACT AATCTGTCAGACACCTTCCAGGGGGAATGTGACGATACAGATATCCTACACCTTCAAGAAAGGGCCAACATACTGCTTCTGAGAGA TGAATGTGCTCTCAGTGATGGATCAATACATGTCAGCTCTGAAGGCCTGGGATGCTCAGATTTCTCTTCTCCAGTGAGTGTCGATGAGCCACTGCGAAGACCATTTATTCCAAGTTCGCTAAAATCCACTACTG tgAAGTCCAGCTCAGACTCAGTTCAAGCTGAGCCCTACCAAAAATCCTGTTTCATTCCTTGTCTGGTGCCCCCCACACGCCCGGAAGAGGACATCTTGTTCCAGTGGCGTTTAAGGAGAAAGATTGAGCAGGCCAGAGAGTGGCCCTTGCAACACTCCAGTTTTCATAGTCCTGCATTTAGCTGGCAGGCCTCCAGCTTAAGCAATCCCTCAGCCAGTGGACAGGTTTACAAG CAGAGTCCGCAACCTCCTGAATTCTCACAGAGAGCTACACATCCAAACGTCACTGCTCCCCAGACAGAAATTAAAGAAGGCCATGAAACATGTCCCCCAGCTTCAGGTCCACCTTCCTTCCCTGCATCTGTTGTGTCTGGGTCTTCAGTCTCTCAACCCCAGGCTATTGCCCATGTCCCTGCCCATATGCATTTACTCTGTGATGTCTTGCCTTGTCCCATCCAGTCATCTCATGCTGGTACGCAacaaaaaaattctcaaaatatCGATGAGACTCCCAAAGATACCAAAGTTGTCTGTAAAAACACCCAACTCCCGGGAAAGTCAATGAATACCTTCACTGATGAGCCTATTCGTGAAGATATGCCATCCCTACTATCTGCTTTCCCTGGAAGTATAGACAGACAGGGGCCCGGTCACTACAAAACAACTCAGAGGAGCAAGAACGAGGAAGCGCAGCCAAAAGAGTCACAGAAGAAGACCACAACCTCCctcaaacagcagaagaaatcAAG GACTTCTTCTCATCAGAGAGTTCCCAAAAAGGTCATTCCATGGacagagcagcaacaacagaagGGGAGCCAGAAAGTTTCCAGTGAAAGACGTACGGGCGATTATgcaccgccaccaccaccctcTCCAGTCCACAGTGCCTTAGGACAG GTAGTTTCAGAGGTTTTGTTCCCCACGGTGGATTCATCTCCTGCACAAAGGACCCCTGTCTTGTCGATTTCTCCTCTTCGTACCGTCTCTCCACCTCCGCAATCCTCGGTTCCTCCATGCAATGCACAGAACTCTGTGGGGGTCatttcacagctgctgcaaGAGGCTGAAG ATTCAGATGGAAAGGAGTTTGAAGATGACCCCTTATTACAAGTCCTTCGAAAACAGAGAACATGGGTAAAGGAGCAGATCAG TGAAGTGGACTTCAAGTTGAATGAACTCCTGGACAAGCAACAAGTTACTTATACAATGGCAAGAGACCCTTGA
- the proser3 gene encoding proline and serine-rich protein 3 isoform X1 → MKSSGPVFTRQNPFQPASRAGKVHYHPSRNRPLSKKEKKTTLSPACSKERSSPQLHTLSPESHRPFEKHDHCFAVSNEQPVFEESWPSTDSGSSASITTSSDMETPKTYARTGKSTVSSELGVQQDSVLAKYIERFRHGPPQSREERQQIDSDIGEKQLPFWWLSPSSLPPSSTPTKTTDKDVIQPLKDDEGPSIFSPAGRCPHERSLSPCRGSLTVSAINLSDTFQGECDDTDILHLQERANILLLRDECALSDGSIHVSSEGLGCSDFSSPVSVDEPLRRPFIPSSLKSTTVKSSSDSVQAEPYQKSCFIPCLVPPTRPEEDILFQWRLRRKIEQAREWPLQHSSFHSPAFSWQASSLSNPSASGQVYKQSPQPPEFSQRATHPNVTAPQTEIKEGHETCPPASGPPSFPASVVSGSSVSQPQAIAHVPAHMHLLCDVLPCPIQSSHAGTQQKNSQNIDETPKDTKVVCKNTQLPGKSMNTFTDEPIREDMPSLLSAFPGSIDRQGPGHYKTTQRSKNEEAQPKESQKKTTTSLKQQKKSRTSSHQRVPKKVIPWTEQQQQKGSQKVSSERRTGDYAPPPPPSPVHSALGQVVSEVLFPTVDSSPAQRTPVLSISPLRTVSPPPQSSVPPCNAQNSVGVISQLLQEAEDSDGKEFEDDPLLQVLRKQRTWVKEQISEVDFKLNELLDKQQVTYTMARDP, encoded by the exons ATGAAATCCAG tggGCCGGTCTTCACAAGGCAAAATCCCTTCCAGCCAGCATCCAGAGCAGGGAAGGTTCACTACCATCCATCCCGCAACCGGCCTCTgtcaaagaaagagaaaaaaaca ACTTTGAGTCCTGCATGCTCAAAAGAGCGATCCAGTCCTCAACTACACACTTTGAGCCCGGAGAGCCACCGGCCGTTTGAGAAACATGACCATTGTTTTGCTGTCTCAAATGAACAACCTGTTTTTGAAGAGTCTTGGCCTTCCACTGACAGCGGATCTTCTGCAAGTATTACAACCTCATCTGACATGGAGACACCCAAAACGTATGCAAGAACAGGAAAATCCACAGTTTCATCAGAGCTAGGAGTTCAGCAGGATTCAGTGTTGGCAAA GTACATTGAACGCTTTCGCCATGGTCCACCACAGAGTCGAGAGGAGCGCCAGCAAATTGATTCTGACATTGGAGAGAAGCAGCTGCCTTTTTGGTGGCTGTCACCCTCATCTTTACCTCCCAGTTCAACTCCAActaaaacaacagacaaag ATGTTATCCAGCCTCTGAAAGATGATGAAGGGCCTTCCATTTTCAGTCCAGCTGGACGGTGTCCACATGAGAGATCTCTTTCCCCATGCAGAGGATCTCTTACTGTGAGTGCAATT AATCTGTCAGACACCTTCCAGGGGGAATGTGACGATACAGATATCCTACACCTTCAAGAAAGGGCCAACATACTGCTTCTGAGAGA TGAATGTGCTCTCAGTGATGGATCAATACATGTCAGCTCTGAAGGCCTGGGATGCTCAGATTTCTCTTCTCCAGTGAGTGTCGATGAGCCACTGCGAAGACCATTTATTCCAAGTTCGCTAAAATCCACTACTG tgAAGTCCAGCTCAGACTCAGTTCAAGCTGAGCCCTACCAAAAATCCTGTTTCATTCCTTGTCTGGTGCCCCCCACACGCCCGGAAGAGGACATCTTGTTCCAGTGGCGTTTAAGGAGAAAGATTGAGCAGGCCAGAGAGTGGCCCTTGCAACACTCCAGTTTTCATAGTCCTGCATTTAGCTGGCAGGCCTCCAGCTTAAGCAATCCCTCAGCCAGTGGACAGGTTTACAAG CAGAGTCCGCAACCTCCTGAATTCTCACAGAGAGCTACACATCCAAACGTCACTGCTCCCCAGACAGAAATTAAAGAAGGCCATGAAACATGTCCCCCAGCTTCAGGTCCACCTTCCTTCCCTGCATCTGTTGTGTCTGGGTCTTCAGTCTCTCAACCCCAGGCTATTGCCCATGTCCCTGCCCATATGCATTTACTCTGTGATGTCTTGCCTTGTCCCATCCAGTCATCTCATGCTGGTACGCAacaaaaaaattctcaaaatatCGATGAGACTCCCAAAGATACCAAAGTTGTCTGTAAAAACACCCAACTCCCGGGAAAGTCAATGAATACCTTCACTGATGAGCCTATTCGTGAAGATATGCCATCCCTACTATCTGCTTTCCCTGGAAGTATAGACAGACAGGGGCCCGGTCACTACAAAACAACTCAGAGGAGCAAGAACGAGGAAGCGCAGCCAAAAGAGTCACAGAAGAAGACCACAACCTCCctcaaacagcagaagaaatcAAG GACTTCTTCTCATCAGAGAGTTCCCAAAAAGGTCATTCCATGGacagagcagcaacaacagaagGGGAGCCAGAAAGTTTCCAGTGAAAGACGTACGGGCGATTATgcaccgccaccaccaccctcTCCAGTCCACAGTGCCTTAGGACAG GTAGTTTCAGAGGTTTTGTTCCCCACGGTGGATTCATCTCCTGCACAAAGGACCCCTGTCTTGTCGATTTCTCCTCTTCGTACCGTCTCTCCACCTCCGCAATCCTCGGTTCCTCCATGCAATGCACAGAACTCTGTGGGGGTCatttcacagctgctgcaaGAGGCTGAAG ATTCAGATGGAAAGGAGTTTGAAGATGACCCCTTATTACAAGTCCTTCGAAAACAGAGAACATGGGTAAAGGAGCAGATCAG TGAAGTGGACTTCAAGTTGAATGAACTCCTGGACAAGCAACAAGTTACTTATACAATGGCAAGAGACCCTTGA
- the hspb6 gene encoding heat shock protein beta-6 isoform X2, producing MDFILPPTLPAGGIPWEKVLPPLIPRLNGTYGQYKWSPKLLIPETDNTSSAEVNCDDSGFTVKVDVKDFNPEDLMVKVIGDFVEVQGKHEEKKDGPGFTTRQFSRRYRIPKGVHTMALESAVSPEGILIISAPMLQTESSRMLM from the exons ATGGATTTCATCCTGCCACCCACTCTGCCAGCTGGTGGTATCCCATGGGAAAAGGTTTTGCCACCTCTCATTCCTCGGCTGAATGGGACTTATGGACAATACAAGTGGTCACCGAAGTTACTAATTCCAGAGACCGATAATACCAGCTCTGCAGAG GTGAACTGTGATGACAGCGGTTTTACAGTTAAAGTTGATGTAAAGGATTTCAACCCAGAGGACCTGATGGTTAAGGTGATAGGAGACTTTGTGGAAGTGCAGGGAAAGCATGAAGAGAAAAAG GATGGTCCAGGGTTTACAACACGGCAGTTTAGCCGCCGCTACCGAATCCCAAAGGGAGTGCACACCATGGCTTTGGAGTCAGCAGTCTCCCCAGAAGGCATCCTTATCATATCTGCACCGATGCTGCAAACTGAGAGCTCCAGAATGCTGATGTGA
- the hspb6 gene encoding heat shock protein beta-6 isoform X1, with protein MDFILPPTLPAGGIPWEKVLPPLIPRLNGTYGQYKWSPKLLIPETDNTSSAEVNCDDSGFTVKVDVKDFNPEDLMVKVIGDFVEVQGKHEEKKKDGPGFTTRQFSRRYRIPKGVHTMALESAVSPEGILIISAPMLQTESSRMLM; from the exons ATGGATTTCATCCTGCCACCCACTCTGCCAGCTGGTGGTATCCCATGGGAAAAGGTTTTGCCACCTCTCATTCCTCGGCTGAATGGGACTTATGGACAATACAAGTGGTCACCGAAGTTACTAATTCCAGAGACCGATAATACCAGCTCTGCAGAG GTGAACTGTGATGACAGCGGTTTTACAGTTAAAGTTGATGTAAAGGATTTCAACCCAGAGGACCTGATGGTTAAGGTGATAGGAGACTTTGTGGAAGTGCAGGGAAAGCATGAAGAGAAAAAG aagGATGGTCCAGGGTTTACAACACGGCAGTTTAGCCGCCGCTACCGAATCCCAAAGGGAGTGCACACCATGGCTTTGGAGTCAGCAGTCTCCCCAGAAGGCATCCTTATCATATCTGCACCGATGCTGCAAACTGAGAGCTCCAGAATGCTGATGTGA
- the psenen gene encoding gamma-secretase subunit PEN-2 yields MNLERLPNEEKLSLCRKYYLGGFAFLPFLWLVNVVWFFREAFVKPAYTEQLQIKTYVKRSALGLLLWVAVLTTWITIFQHFRAQWGEVGDYLSFTIPLGIP; encoded by the exons ATGAACCTGGAACGATTACCCAACGAAGAGAAACTCAGCCTATGCAGAAAATATTACTTAG gtgGATTTGCTTTTCTCCCATTCCTGTGGCTGGTCaatgttgtttggttttttcgAGAGGCATTTGTAAAACCAGCCTACACTGAGCAACTCCAGATAAAAACCT atGTGAAGCGGTCAGCACTGGGGTTGCTATTGTGGGTAGCAGTACTCACCACATGGATCACTATTTTCCAGCACTTCAGAGCACAGTGGGGGGAGGTGGGAGATTACCTCTCCTTCACAATTCCACTGGGCATTCCATGA